In Vespa velutina chromosome 1, iVesVel2.1, whole genome shotgun sequence, the genomic stretch ATATTTCTAACTTCCTTAGATAATGTTGTATACTTTTGGCAACAATCCTTGATATCTTTTGTTAGATTCTGAGTGgactatattaaataaatgatataattgaataaactATATTGGCAATATATAAGCACAATACTTTATATCAGTAATGAGTAACCTTTGTTCTATAAAAggcgaaaattaaaaatattctattccaTTCGGGCCGCAACgaacataatattaaatacttaatattaaatacgtaatattaaatcaaaaaatttttaatttgtggaataatatttgttattttcaacATAGATTTACTTggttctattttttattaataaagtttGCAATATTTGGAGATATGTTTGAAACTATGACTCAGATACAATTTTTTAGTGATTCATTATCAAGATGATGTActgttttttattaaaatttttcattttagcTCATGCGTAATGTTTCTGCCGACAGTAGGTAAGTTGGATAACACGCGGGTCATGAGTTGCTTATCACTgctttatataatgtataataccATTTATACAGTATTTacacatattgtatatattacaaaatattacagCATATTGAATTgcttaaaataaaacttacgTATCCCAATTGTCCAAAGGAAAagtttttatcatataatgcaattatacatgtaatatcgtccctgaaagaaaattgatatctttatatttgatatataattatacaaattttagaaaatatataccaatccttttgttctttctgCGTTCTTAACAgttctaaattttttaatttttgtttgtaaatttgatcagttttaatatattgtaagatagattgtttcaaaaattttatttttttttgtaaatcattATAGGTTGCATTTTTTGACCAATTACTAACAGATAGTTTAGTATCTTGAGATCTCCAAGAATATAATTGCTTTCGAGATTTCTTGTCAATAATATTCTCATCGAAAAACTGGAAAGATATATgttaagatatatgtataattttttcaaattttttgtcttgatgtaaattaaatttaaccTCTTTGATCAATGAATcaattcgtatttttattgaaaattcatttgacACACCAACatcttttatagatatttccATATTCTTTTCACTCATTGTTATGTTTAAATTCtagatttttataaagatattattgaactattatttccaaaaaaaaaacgtaaattgTAATTACAAAATCTCGTACGTATTTTAGCTGCATTCAACACAGCAGGGAGCAGATTAATCGAACCGTTCAAAAATTTAGAATTATCAACGAAAGTTATTAGAATAATGTATTAATAGACAGATAAGTtctttactatttatataaatgctattaattttaattattgcaatgtatatgcattatacatagatgataaaaatagtatTGTCTATAAACCTTAGTAtatggaaaatagaaaaattaaacaaactagtaagttttaaatatagtttccttacatatatttaaatatattagtttcttttaaatatatttatatacttcttATCTGCTACGAAAAACGTTttagtttaataatttttctatgacgtttttatctctttacaTTAGTATCATAATACGTTcatttattctaataattttagGTACACCCAGATGGCATACAATATTCTATGAATATTCTTATGTATTACAAATGTTCttaatattgtaaaagaatGTTCATTGAACATTCATAAAAATCATGTGTACTATCTAGACatttgcatatattttttactgattaatatttatattattatgataaaagtaataataaatacaaatgaaaCAGTAGCAAACTGGTCATAAACCCTACTTCTAAAAATAATCtgtcgaaagaaagaatatttcatatgACAGATGaatattgcatatattttGATGAGCAAGATACCAAAAAAAGATcactttatcattaatatgatacaaataaatactatatatatatatatatatatatatatatatagtatatatatatatttatatatatttaatcagtTTGTTTTTAGTACAAAAACTCTTCCAATATTGTAAGAAAAGTTGAAGTTATAAAATGGTTcatggaaaatttttaaaaatctttttatattgaaatataatttatgtatttttcttgataatgCAGTATTAGTATaccaataatatcgttatttattttttcaaagtattttaaaaatattgtgtCAGAAGACCTATAAATTTAcctataattttaataaaataagaatattgtaTTATGGAAAAactgtatatttatatgagatATTAGAGTGAATTcctatgatattttataatataactacatatattttattctcatcTTGTACTTTATAATCTTGtatcgtcttttttcttttccttaaggaatattaataaatataagagaatatatattgcAAGCTATCAATATTTTGAAACATAGATCACATTCTATAATTTCGAAATCCACCATTTACTTGTCTTGAATTCAGATAATTCTATCAAGTCATTTTCCttcatcataattatttttgttatgtcAAGAGTGAATGGGCTATACCAAAATATAGTATTTATGGAATGTTAACTTTTATGCGATGTATATGAAGCATCCtgaaaaagtttattaaagAGAATTGCTGAAATGGACttcaaatttgataaaaaaaaaaaagaaaaaaaaaaaaaaaaatcattgatatttctGAAAAGAGGATACTTAGAGGTATTTTAAAACGTAAAAActtatactaaaaaaaaaatttgttaaggAATGATAGTATGGGAGAAGAGTAACTCAAAAATCACGGATTTTTCAACAACCTTTTTTACGCAGTTAAGTAAACATAATGAAACGATGCaacaattgtttaaattttttgtgatatatcttttactgtttttaagatatttcataaaaaagaaaatttttttcaagatgTGATTTCATCCCTTAAAACTGAAATatgagatgaaataaaaataagctTGTATTATGAATGACGTACTATACTTGCACCCAATTTCcgaatattttgaatttctgGTTtgcatatctttctttattaatcgaaGCAAAAGATCTCGAAAAATTGTTCTCCAAAATTTCTTGTAGgttaaacattttctttaatcatccataactttaaaaataattataagatatatagaaCATATGTTCATATGACGTTTTTTACTTATATCAGTATGTAGAGTGACCCCTTGAAGTATTGACATGCATGTATAAATCATCCTacgtatttttttactttacacACATATTGTCACTGAATATTTGACAATTTTTGCGTTGAAAATTTTCCCTTGcgaatattatgattatcatttcttcttttcctttgttcgCCATTATCAACAGTGATGTAAATCACGTGATCATGTATTCTGgttttgagaaaaagaaaaatatgaaaaataataaagttatatgaTATCTTACATACACAGAAacaataaattgatttttatgacAATCAAATTCTCGAACTTCTTAGATACAATGTCCTTTCAAAAATGTATAACTACATTATCAATACTTTTCATATGATTTATAGTAAATCGTGTACAAAATCTGCAACTTTAAATGTATTTGGAAATGTGTTGAAAGTTAAATGTTTCgacaaaatcattttataaaactttttacaCTTACTTTTTGATGTACTGCTGTAAATAGTGAATTCTGAAAACCATTGAATGAGATTTCACaagtgtaaataaaaatactgatACAGGCATAGGAACCactgtttatatatttcataatatttacttattcacTTTCAGAACCACTTGCAGCACTACCACTACCAGAAACACTACCACTTCCACTTGCAGACCTTGATTTTGAATGAGATCGTGACCTCGATCTGGACTTAGACCTTGATCGTGATCTTGATCGTGATTTAGCAGGAGAACCAGATCGAGATCTCGATGCTGATTTTGATTTGGATCGAGATCTCGATGCCGATTTTGATTTGGATCGAGATCTCGATGCTGATTTTGATTTGGATCGAGACCTTGACCGAGAAGAATTTCTCGATTGAGGTGATTCAGATCTTGATTTTGATCTGCTACGTGATTTAGATGGGGAGCGTGATTCCGATCGCGATctagaacgagaacgagatgAAGACTTTGATGTAGAGCGGGAACGTGAACGTGACT encodes the following:
- the LOC124949370 gene encoding uncharacterized protein LOC124949370, translated to MQLKYNLNITMSEKNMEISIKDVGVSNEFSIKIRIDSLIKEFFDENIIDKKSRKQLYSWRSQDTKLSVSNWSKNATYNDLQKKIKFLKQSILQYIKTDQIYKQKLKNLELLRTQKEQKDWDDITCIIALYDKNFSFGQLGYSTQNLTKDIKDCCQKYTTLSKEVRNMKDELNEFTMQYNMDWINSNSNFMNLSNVINSIKNRNIASLSATRSAEDTLQELRNKLKQTEIVLQDRKKIKENEFFRNIS